From a single candidate division WOR-3 bacterium genomic region:
- a CDS encoding UDP-N-acetylmuramoyl-L-alanyl-D-glutamate--2,6-diaminopimelate ligase, translating into MAVTTKSLVQGLPVQLVGQEKVITGISVNSQKTKPNDLFVAITGYKTSGKIYIEQAIQNGAVAIATDDIELLNKITQKYNVSGIYTENPRRFLAIVANRFFNFPSQKINLIGITGTNGKTTTSYLIKSIIERWGEKVGLIGTISYFDGDNWLPAANTTPESLDLVSFLANLVSKNIRYCVSEVSSHALALERTYGLEFKVAVFTNLASDHLDFHGSRQAYAAAKLKLFESLSAEASAVVNLDDSFSKKIISSTHAKVIGYSLRNKDSDFYGEITKISQEGTEIVVKSNVDTGLNSKLKTENSKIHTVLIGEHNVYNILASFASAKVIGVPNDLIAKGIEALKVIPGRLEKIETGRGFTVYIDYAHTEDALRVAIQSLRKITQGRLFVVFGCGGNRDCLKRPGMGKIATELADWVVITSDNPRNEDPIKIIEDIKKGITKINFEVIVDRELAICHTLSLAQKDDVILIAGKGHENYQIIREKIIPFSDKEVVENFLKKQGNMPKIKMCN; encoded by the coding sequence ATGGCAGTAACAACAAAATCGTTGGTTCAAGGTCTACCTGTTCAATTGGTAGGACAAGAGAAAGTGATTACCGGTATTTCTGTCAATTCGCAGAAGACAAAACCTAATGATTTATTTGTTGCAATCACAGGTTATAAAACATCAGGAAAGATTTATATCGAGCAAGCAATTCAAAACGGGGCGGTAGCAATTGCAACGGATGATATTGAACTACTTAATAAGATTACTCAAAAGTACAATGTAAGCGGTATTTATACAGAGAATCCCAGAAGATTTTTAGCGATTGTGGCCAATCGCTTTTTTAATTTTCCTTCACAAAAAATTAATCTGATTGGTATTACAGGCACCAACGGAAAAACTACAACTTCTTATTTAATTAAATCAATTATTGAACGCTGGGGCGAAAAGGTTGGCTTAATTGGGACAATTAGTTATTTTGATGGCGATAATTGGCTTCCAGCAGCAAATACAACACCAGAAAGTTTAGATTTGGTTTCATTTTTAGCCAATTTGGTTTCTAAAAATATTAGGTATTGTGTGAGTGAAGTGTCTTCTCATGCTTTAGCCTTAGAGCGAACCTATGGTCTTGAGTTTAAAGTTGCAGTATTTACAAATCTTGCTTCCGACCATTTAGATTTTCACGGCAGCCGTCAAGCCTATGCAGCAGCCAAATTAAAATTATTTGAGTCTCTTAGCGCGGAGGCGTCGGCAGTAGTGAACTTAGATGATAGTTTTTCTAAAAAGATAATAAGTTCTACACATGCTAAAGTTATTGGTTACTCACTAAGAAATAAAGATAGTGACTTTTATGGAGAAATTACTAAGATAAGTCAAGAGGGAACAGAAATTGTCGTAAAGTCAAATGTTGATACTGGACTTAATTCAAAACTTAAAACTGAAAACTCAAAAATACACACGGTACTAATTGGCGAACATAATGTGTATAACATCTTAGCATCATTCGCATCGGCAAAGGTCATAGGAGTTCCGAATGATTTGATTGCTAAGGGTATTGAAGCCTTAAAGGTTATACCTGGAAGATTAGAAAAAATCGAAACTGGGCGTGGATTTACAGTTTATATTGATTATGCTCATACTGAAGATGCACTCAGAGTAGCTATTCAATCTTTGAGAAAAATTACCCAAGGTCGTTTGTTTGTAGTGTTTGGATGTGGTGGTAATCGTGATTGCTTAAAAAGGCCGGGTATGGGCAAAATTGCAACTGAACTTGCAGATTGGGTAGTAATTACCTCAGATAATCCCCGTAATGAAGACCCAATAAAGATAATTGAGGATATTAAGAAGGGAATTACAAAAATTAATTTTGAGGTTATTGTTGACAGAGAATTAGCAATTTGCCACACGCTATCATTAGCCCAAAAGGACGATGTTATACTAATTGCTGGTAAAGGGCATGAAAATTACCAAATTATTCGGGAAAAAATTATTCCGTTTTCTGATAAAGAAGTTGTTGAGAATTTTTTAAAAAAACAAGGCAATATGCCCAAGATAAAAATGTGTAATTAA